TAGACATCCATACACGCAAGGTTTGTTGGCAAGTTTACCAAAGATAGATGAAGATGTGGACCGCCTCGGAACAATTAAAGGGACGGTTCCACCTTCATATAACTTCCCCAAAGGTTGTCGTTTTGCAACCCGTTGTCCATATGTAATGGACAAATGTAAAGTTTCAAATCCTGAATTAAAGGAACTGGATACGGGCCATTTTGTCCGTTGTTATCTTTATGAGGACGGAGGAAGTACAAATGACGATGATTGAACGAAACTTGGAAAGTTCTAATCTAGAAAATAGAACCGATAAAGATATTTTGTTAGAAGTTAAAAATTTGAAAAAGTATTTTCCGATAAAAGGGGGTATTTTAAAGCGGACAGTCGGCCAAGTCAAAGCGGTGGACGATGTTTCTTTTTCGATAATCAAAGGAGAAACTTTAGGAGTCGTTGGTGAATCAGGTTCCGGGAAATCCACATTGGGACGCGTTATTTTACGTTTGCTTGATCCGACGGAAGGCAATGTGATTTTTGATGATGTGGATATTTCTTACCTGAGTCAACGAAAAATTCGGCCGCATCGACAAGATATGCAAATCGTTTTTCAAGATCCTTTCGCTTCATTAAATTCAAAAATGAGTGTTGGTCAACTGATAGAAGAACCATTAGTAGTACAGGGAATTCTATCGAAAAAGGAGCGGGTGCAACAAGTAACAGAAATAATCAATAAGGTAGGGTTACGAAATGGTGATTTGCAAAAATATCCGCATGAATTTTCAGGCGGACAAAGACAACGGATAAGCATTGCCCGAGCGCTTGTTGTGAATCCGAAATTTGTCATTTGCGACGAACCAGTATCAGCTTTGGATGTTTCTATCCAAGCACAAGTATTAAATCTTATGAAGGATCTTCAGGAGGAACTAGGACTTACTTATTTATTCATCGCGCATGATTTAAGTGTCGTCAAGCATATTAGTGATAGAGTGGCCGTTATGTATTTAGGTAGATTTGTAGAACTTGCATCTAAAAAAGCACTTTACAGCAATGCGCTTCATCCTTATACGCGCGCACTTCTATCCTCAATACCTGTTATTGATATTGATAAAGATCCAGCAAAAAAAGTAGAAAAGATCAAGTTGCAAGGAGATTTGCCAAGTCCTGCAAATCCGCCGTCGGGCTGTACTTTTAGGACGAGATGTCCGTATGCCTATGAACGTTGTACATCTGAAAAACCCGAACTGATCGAGTTGGAGGAAAACCATTTTGTCGCTTGCCACTTATACACAGAGGATTGAATTTTATTACCTTTAGGGGGTGATGTAGACTTTGCAATGTCGAAAGAAATATAGAATTTCGAGTAAAAATGTAGAGGGGGAACTATTTTGTTGAAACGTTATAGGAGTAGTCTATTTTTGCTTATTTTTGTATTGATGTTCGGTTTGGTGCTTGTAGCATGTAATGCAGAAAATGGTGACAAAGACACCGAAAAACCAGACGAGACTGAAACTGATGGCACGTCCACTGACGCGGAGGACGAAGAAGAGGCAACGGACGGCGAGCCTAAAGAAGGCGGTACCGTAACAGGTGCGATGCATACAGCGCCAGCAGGTATGTTCAACCCTATTTTTTATGAAGAAGCTTACGAGGCGAACATTCTTGATTTCACGCATGAAGGTCTTACATCACAAAATGAGAAACTAGAATTCATCCCAGGTTTAGCAAAATCATGGGATACGAACGAAGACCAAACCGAGATTACATTTACGCTCGAAGAAGGCGTTAAATGGCATGACGGAGAAGAGTTTACTGCGCATGATGTTGTGTACACGTACAAAGCTATCGCGGATCCTGATTATGTATCTGCAGGCGGAGTTCGTACAAACTATGTAGAGCCGCTTTTAGGCTATGAGGATTATGTTTCGGGAGAATCAGACGAGTTTCTCGGTGTTGTAGCGGACAGTGACTACCAAGTTACGTTCAAATTTGCAGAGCCGAATGTAATGCCGCTCTATTACACTGGATTCCCAATCATTCCTGAACATATTTTTAAAGACATTCCTGTAGCTGACATTCCATCTGCGGATGAATCTACACAACCTAAAAAAGTTATTGGAACGGGTCCATTTAAATTCACGGATATGATTGAGCGCGAACAATATTCGCTTGAACGTCACGACGAATATTGGCAAGGAAAACCGCATTTAGACAAACTTGTATGGAAAGTCGTCCAGCAATCTGTGATGACTGGTTTACTTGAAAAGGGCGAAATCGACTTTATCGCTGCCCCAGGCGGAATCAATCCTGCGGACTACGATATGGTAAATGATTATGACAACATTAAAATCGCTGAACAAGCTGACTTTGGTTACCAACTATTAGGATTCAAGATGAACCACCGTACTGCGGAAGATGTAGCGGGTGGCGTAATTGAACCGGATAACTGGGTTCCGAACGAAAAAATCGCTGATCCGAAAGTAAGGCAGGCGATTGCATGGGCGATAGACAGAGAAGGACTTGTTGGTAAAGGGCACGGAGAAGGATTACTTCATGGTCGCGGCCAACCAATCAACTCGCCAATTGCAGTTCAATTCTGGGCGTATGATGAAAATGCCGGAACCAACTACACATATGATCCGGATAAAGCTGAAGAAATGTTAGATGAGCTTGGGTACGTCGATAAAGACGGTGATGGTTACCGTGAAGATCCAGATGGCGAAAAATGGGTTCTAAACATGGAGTATCCAGTTGGAAACGAAATCCGTGAAAGATCTGCGCCATTGATTGTTAAATATCTTGATGAAGTCGGCATCCAAGTCGACCTGCGTCAACCGAAAGATATGTCAGTCTACGTTGATGGGCTTACAAAAGACAACACAGATTGGGATCTCTATTTGATCGGATGGAGCTTGGGCAGCGCGGATCCAGATCCACTTGGTCTTTGGGGCATTAAAGATGCTTATAACTTCTCGCGTTGGAACAACCCGAAATCGGATGAGTTGCTCTATAAAGCAATTAAAGCGCCAGAAGCATTTGAGCAGGATTACCGTACGGAAGTTTACCAGGAATGGCAGAAGTACTTCTCTGAAGATTTGCCGGCATTCCTGCTTTATGCACAAAATAGTATTTGGGCTTACAATGATCGGATTCAAAACGTCCAAATCTTGCCGCAAACAATGTACAGAGATTCACATACTTGGTGGGTTAACGATTAATAATAACTAGAAGGATAGTAAATGAGAGTATGCCAGAAACGGCATACTCTCCTCCTTCATGGGAGGCTCGTCGTATGTACCAATATATTATTAGAAGAATATTAGTATTTATCCCTATGTTATTCGCGTTGTCCATCATTGTATTCGGTTTAGCTAAGGCGGCACCCGGTGACCCATTTACTGGAAAGATTTTAGACCCGAACATAAACCCCGAAGTATATGAACAGCAACGGGAAGCACTTGGTCTAAACAAACCAGTTCCTATCCAATATCTGAATTGGGCTAAGGAAGTAGCGCAGGGAAACTTTGGTGAGTCAATCACATTTAACGGTCGTTCCGTTCAAAGTTTGATAAAGGAACGAATTTTGAACACCGTATACTTAGGAATTGTCGCATTAGGCATCACGTTAGTTGTCGCAATTCCAATAGGAATCTATTCTGCCCGGAAACCTTATTCATTATTGGATTACGGTGCAACGACTTTTGGATTTGCGGGACTTGCGATTCCAAACTTTTTCTTTGGACTTGTTGTCATTTATTTATTATCGATCAAAATGGGTTGGTTTCCAGCGCAAGGAACTTTATCTTCGAATGACCTTTCTGGATTCGCGGAGTTTAAAGATCGACTACATCATATGGTCCTTCCCGGTCTAACATTGGGACTGGCTAGTACGGCTTCCTATATGCGCTATATGCGTTCGGAAGTGTTAGATGTACTTGGCAGCGATTATATTCGAACCGCAAAGGCTAAAGGCATGAGCGACCGTAACGTGCTCTATAAACATACATTGCGCAATGCAATGATTCCTATTATTACACTAATGGGGTTTGAATTCGGCGCGATTTTAAGCGGTGCGATTATTACAGAACAAGTTTTTAACTTTCCAGGCTTAGGAACACTATTTATTAACGCGATTACAAACCGGGATTATCCTATTGTAATGGCGATAGCTCTCTTATTAGGTGTGGCAATACTCGTCGGAAACTTATTAGCAGATATATTCTATAGTATTGTAGATCCGAGAATTCGTTATGATTGAGGTGGATATGTATGGTTCAGCCGACTCCGATTGATTCAATGAATGTAGATCCGAACGAAGAAGTGGTTTTAGACCGAAAACATAGAAGTCCGCTTCAATTGGCGATGCGACGTTTTCTGAAGAATAAATTGGCGATTGTAGGTCTCGTCGTTTTTTTTCTCATTATTTGTATGGCCGTTTTTGCGCCATTCTTAACAGATCACGATCCTACAGAACCTAATTTATTATTAGTTGAGCAAAGTCCTAGCAGTGAACATATTTTGGGTACAAACAGTGTGGGGCACGATAACTTTTCAAGGTTGCTTTACGGCTCTAGAGTTTCATTAATCGTCGGTTTTAGCGCAATGTCATTCACCTTGATTATCGGGCTTATAACAGGTGCCGTAGCAGGTTATTACGGCGGGGTGGTTGATAATATTATCATGCGATTAACGGATTTGGTACTTGCTTTACCGTTTTTAGTATTAGCGCTAACAATCATTGCCCTAATGGAAAAGATTACGATTGGCATATTCGTCACAATCATTGCGATCACCTCGTGGCCAACCTTGACCCGGATTGTAAGAGGAACCTTTCTTTCATTGCGGGAGCAAGAATTTGTATTAGGTGCCAGAGCAATTGGTGCAAGCGATACACGAATTATTTTCAAGCATTTCATTCCCAATGCGATTGGTCCAATCATTGTTAACGCAACATTGATGATGGCAGCTATGATAATAATTGAATCTGCCTTGAGTTTTATCGGTTTTGGTATTCCGCAACCTACGCCGACATGGGGGAATATGATTTCTGAGGCACAAAGTATTCGTGTACTTCGCTATCATCCGGAAGCTTGGATACCACCTGGTCTTGGAATATTAGTTACTGTCCTTGCGATTAACTTTATCGGGGATGGACTTCGCGATGCATTCGATCCGAAAAGTGATGGAAGATAAGAACGAATATAAAGAAGCTGAAAATATACCCCGAGCCCAATCTCTACTAAAAGAGTGGTGGAACGGGGTGTTTGCATTAAAACGATCGGAGGGAAATATTGTGGACATTACTCGATTAGCAAATGAATATAGGGTTTTTGCAGACGTAAGTTCAAGCATTTTGTATGAATATCTGTCGAATCAAATTACAGCAGACAGTGAATTACTAAACTTGAGTTCTTTCGCAAGAGAAGGGCAACCTGTTCCGAATTTGTTGTTTGGCGCTGTTCAGCTCCTGTTATATAAGGGGGTTGAACATTCCTTAAGAGATTATTATCCAAATATGGTAGAACATCCAAAGGATTATGAAGAATCTTTTTCCCACTTTAAAGATTTTTGTCGAATCTATCGTGAAGAAATTATTTCGCTTTTAAAAGTAAAATTAGTTCAAACAAACGAAGCAAGGCGGTGCGCATATCTCTATCCCGTATTTTCGCATATTTACAATAAAGCGAATAAACCGATTGCCTTAATTGAAATCGGAACGAGTGCGGGTTTTCAGCTTCTTTGGGATCAATATAGTTATACTTATCAATCAGAAATCATTTACGGCAATAGTCAATCTGATATTCGTATTCAATCAGAAATTAAAGGGGATAATCGCCCGGAATTACAAGTGAAAAGTCCGCCAGTCGCTCAAAGAATCGGAATCGATCTACACATTAATGATGTTACAAATGATGAAGACTCTTTATGGTTGAAATCATTAATTTGGCCGGAGCATGATGCGAGAAGGGGACTCTTCAACCGTGCAGTGAACTGCCTTACCAAAAACAAACATGAAATCAAGTTCATCGAGGGGGATGGGGTAGAGTGCCTTCTAAAAATCGTAGAACAAATTCCGAATAACGCGGTGATATGTGTTTTTCATACCCATGTGGCAAATCAAATAACGAAAGAAAAGAAATTCAAATTACTGGATACCATAAAGAATATTGGGGAGAAAAGAGATGTCTTCCATATCTACAATAATATATGGGATGGAAAGCTTCATCTAGATTATTTTATTAACAAGATTGAATATAAAAAAATAGTAGGTGAAACAGATGCGCATGGGAAATGGTTTACCTGGAATCTGTAGAAAAAACTCATTCAAAAAATGCCCCCAAACAAGTACGTCTTGTCTAGGGGCTTTCAATTAGTTGTTTACATATTCAATAAACGTTTCAAGGGTTGTAGCCGCTAAAATATTAAACCTTGGGATTTCATAAAGATGATCATCTGGAGATGCAGCGCGGTCTTCAGTTGTAAAAGCCATTTTAAATCCTAAATCCTTCACGATATTTATTGTCGAAGGGGAGTATTCACCATAGGGATAGGAAAATGCAAGATTTACACCGTTCAAATTGTGAATGCTTTTTTCAATATCCTTCGTTACTTCTTCGTCGATTCTGGAGTTTAAATAAGAAACCTCTATATTTTGTATATTATTTTCACGTCTATGATAATTATATGTGTGGCTTTGATAGTCAAAAACGTCACATGCCTTAGATAACTCTTTTGTGCTAAAGTATTGGTCAGATTCTGGGTTGAATGGTTGAACTCTCTTAGTAATGGCTCCAGTAATAAGGAAATTCACGGCGGTAAAATCATATTTCTTCAACAACGGATAAGCTTCAACAAAATTATCTTTATAACCATCATTGAATGTTAACAAAACACTTTTATCCGGAATATCCATTTCTCCAATCAGAAATAAATATACTTCCGGTAAAGTTAGCGTTACAAAATCATTATCTTTCAGATAGTTCATTTGTTTTGTAAACTCTTCTTTCGTTACAACCATTGGATTAAGAGCGCCGTCAATATAATGCTGTTTACTAATATTGGACTCTTTTATAATGCGGTGATAAGTAAGAACAGGCACTGTTTCAGCCTGTTTTCCCTCAAACGGGAAAGAGCGATTGTTTTTTTGTGAACCTGTCTTGCAATGATTTAGCGGGAATTGATGATTTTGCGGAAAAAGCCCGGCATGTTCTTTTGATAGTAAATTATAATCTTTAATAATGAATATTGTAATAAAGACAAGCGCTCCAAGCAACGTAAAAAATCCAGAAGCGAGTGCTAGTTTAGGGATACGATCCTTCATGTTACCTTCACATTCATTTTGGCTAAATCACCGGTCCTTTCCACCTTATTCCAAGTTTGAGGGCGGTAAATATATGTTAACGTTCCATAGATAATAAATAACAAGTTTACCATTCTAAAAACAAAGATTTCGATCGGAAGAAAAAATTGAATCCTCAACAAATCTACCTTGGAAAATTTGATTCCGTGAAGGGAACTGACATAAATTGGGGTTTTCCAATACTATCTTTACTTATTATCTATACGAGTTGAAACCGTACAATATGCATGAAATATCTCGAGAATAGGGGGATAGTTTGTAAAAAAAACATATTTGAGGGGGAAACCAAATACAGTGAAGAGGAATGTCAATACTCTCGCCTAACAGATAATGTTTTGATTTTATGCCCAAGTTAAAAAAAGCACTATAAATTGAGTGCTTTTTCCTCATAAGTCTGGTGTTATTTATTATTATTTAATTCACGTAAAAAAACATCTAATTCCACATTTGATTGAAATTTATAAGCATATCCATAGCAAATCGGTCCATTACCAGTGTGGTCCCTCTTGGGGAATTCTAGGAAGGCAGTATTATGATTTAACCCAGTAGATTTTTCTTCTAGTTCTTTATTTTCTTCGACTCTTTTTGGATTTAAAACAATTGTAATCTCTTTATTTGGAAGTAAATAAATTACTTCATCGTTTACAATATTTTTAAATTCAACAGCTTTTGATGTTTCTTTCATCGTTTTGAAATTGTTTAAACCAAAAGTATTTTGTATATTCCCCATATTACTATTCACCTCATATTGTATTTTATGCCTTATTCTATTATAGGGTATCAATCAGTATCCTGTTAAGTAAAAGTGCGTGAAGATTGATATTTCTTTCAGCCTTATGACTTTAATTATTAACTTTTTTGTTTTTTAAAGGGAGAATGGCAAAAAATGCATACTGGAGTAACAATCTACGATGGTTGAATTAGGATTGCTAAATTAGATTAGAAGAATAGAATCTTAACAAACTAGAAATGGAAGGAGAAGAGATTATAACAATTATAGGCGGGAAGATATAATGGTCCAACGCGAATTAAAGGAAGAGGAATTAACATGGATTGTCGAGCAATCATTAAAAACACCATATTATATTGCCGCTAATTTATTCTCAGCGGGGATGTTTTCCGATTATCGTGCCGAAGCTAAAATAGCGAGTGAATCAGTCCC
This genomic window from Sporosarcina sp. Marseille-Q4063 contains:
- a CDS encoding ABC transporter permease, which codes for MYQYIIRRILVFIPMLFALSIIVFGLAKAAPGDPFTGKILDPNINPEVYEQQREALGLNKPVPIQYLNWAKEVAQGNFGESITFNGRSVQSLIKERILNTVYLGIVALGITLVVAIPIGIYSARKPYSLLDYGATTFGFAGLAIPNFFFGLVVIYLLSIKMGWFPAQGTLSSNDLSGFAEFKDRLHHMVLPGLTLGLASTASYMRYMRSEVLDVLGSDYIRTAKAKGMSDRNVLYKHTLRNAMIPIITLMGFEFGAILSGAIITEQVFNFPGLGTLFINAITNRDYPIVMAIALLLGVAILVGNLLADIFYSIVDPRIRYD
- a CDS encoding ABC transporter ATP-binding protein gives rise to the protein MIERNLESSNLENRTDKDILLEVKNLKKYFPIKGGILKRTVGQVKAVDDVSFSIIKGETLGVVGESGSGKSTLGRVILRLLDPTEGNVIFDDVDISYLSQRKIRPHRQDMQIVFQDPFASLNSKMSVGQLIEEPLVVQGILSKKERVQQVTEIINKVGLRNGDLQKYPHEFSGGQRQRISIARALVVNPKFVICDEPVSALDVSIQAQVLNLMKDLQEELGLTYLFIAHDLSVVKHISDRVAVMYLGRFVELASKKALYSNALHPYTRALLSSIPVIDIDKDPAKKVEKIKLQGDLPSPANPPSGCTFRTRCPYAYERCTSEKPELIELEENHFVACHLYTED
- a CDS encoding ABC transporter substrate-binding protein, encoding MLKRYRSSLFLLIFVLMFGLVLVACNAENGDKDTEKPDETETDGTSTDAEDEEEATDGEPKEGGTVTGAMHTAPAGMFNPIFYEEAYEANILDFTHEGLTSQNEKLEFIPGLAKSWDTNEDQTEITFTLEEGVKWHDGEEFTAHDVVYTYKAIADPDYVSAGGVRTNYVEPLLGYEDYVSGESDEFLGVVADSDYQVTFKFAEPNVMPLYYTGFPIIPEHIFKDIPVADIPSADESTQPKKVIGTGPFKFTDMIEREQYSLERHDEYWQGKPHLDKLVWKVVQQSVMTGLLEKGEIDFIAAPGGINPADYDMVNDYDNIKIAEQADFGYQLLGFKMNHRTAEDVAGGVIEPDNWVPNEKIADPKVRQAIAWAIDREGLVGKGHGEGLLHGRGQPINSPIAVQFWAYDENAGTNYTYDPDKAEEMLDELGYVDKDGDGYREDPDGEKWVLNMEYPVGNEIRERSAPLIVKYLDEVGIQVDLRQPKDMSVYVDGLTKDNTDWDLYLIGWSLGSADPDPLGLWGIKDAYNFSRWNNPKSDELLYKAIKAPEAFEQDYRTEVYQEWQKYFSEDLPAFLLYAQNSIWAYNDRIQNVQILPQTMYRDSHTWWVND
- the opp4C gene encoding oligopeptide ABC transporter permease, with protein sequence MVQPTPIDSMNVDPNEEVVLDRKHRSPLQLAMRRFLKNKLAIVGLVVFFLIICMAVFAPFLTDHDPTEPNLLLVEQSPSSEHILGTNSVGHDNFSRLLYGSRVSLIVGFSAMSFTLIIGLITGAVAGYYGGVVDNIIMRLTDLVLALPFLVLALTIIALMEKITIGIFVTIIAITSWPTLTRIVRGTFLSLREQEFVLGARAIGASDTRIIFKHFIPNAIGPIIVNATLMMAAMIIIESALSFIGFGIPQPTPTWGNMISEAQSIRVLRYHPEAWIPPGLGILVTVLAINFIGDGLRDAFDPKSDGR
- a CDS encoding polysaccharide deacetylase family protein, which gives rise to MKDRIPKLALASGFFTLLGALVFITIFIIKDYNLLSKEHAGLFPQNHQFPLNHCKTGSQKNNRSFPFEGKQAETVPVLTYHRIIKESNISKQHYIDGALNPMVVTKEEFTKQMNYLKDNDFVTLTLPEVYLFLIGEMDIPDKSVLLTFNDGYKDNFVEAYPLLKKYDFTAVNFLITGAITKRVQPFNPESDQYFSTKELSKACDVFDYQSHTYNYHRRENNIQNIEVSYLNSRIDEEVTKDIEKSIHNLNGVNLAFSYPYGEYSPSTINIVKDLGFKMAFTTEDRAASPDDHLYEIPRFNILAATTLETFIEYVNN
- a CDS encoding DUF2332 domain-containing protein encodes the protein MVDITRLANEYRVFADVSSSILYEYLSNQITADSELLNLSSFAREGQPVPNLLFGAVQLLLYKGVEHSLRDYYPNMVEHPKDYEESFSHFKDFCRIYREEIISLLKVKLVQTNEARRCAYLYPVFSHIYNKANKPIALIEIGTSAGFQLLWDQYSYTYQSEIIYGNSQSDIRIQSEIKGDNRPELQVKSPPVAQRIGIDLHINDVTNDEDSLWLKSLIWPEHDARRGLFNRAVNCLTKNKHEIKFIEGDGVECLLKIVEQIPNNAVICVFHTHVANQITKEKKFKLLDTIKNIGEKRDVFHIYNNIWDGKLHLDYFINKIEYKKIVGETDAHGKWFTWNL